The Pantanalinema sp. DNA segment ATCTTTGCGCCGTCGCCTCCGACAGCATTTTGACGGATGGACAAGCCGTTTCCGACTACTACCGGGCTCAGTACACCTTGGCCCCCCTGCAACTGAGGATGGATGCCTTGCCGCGTCTCGTCCTGAGTCAGGTCGGGGTGCCTCCTTCGGGGGAGTGGACCCTGGTGGCGGGTGATGACGACGGTTTGGCCTTGCTGCAGAGGATCGCGCCTTGATCGGCTCACTGTTGGCCCTTCTCTTGGCCTTGGTCAACGGCTGGCTTGTGACGTACCTGGTCCTCCCATTCGAGGGGGGCCACTCTCGCGGCGGGGCCCGGACGGGCACGATCAGCTTGGCAGTGGGCTTCGGTCTGGCCCAGTCATCTCTGACCTATCTGCTCTGGCTCGCCGTTCTGCAACCCTGGCGTCACGGCCTGCTTCTTGTCGATGGGACCTGTTTTCTCTTGCTTGGCATGCTGGCCTGGCGGAAGCGCTCGTCAGCGGGGGGGCCACCGATGCAGCCCCATCCCCGGAGCCTTTGGGAGCGCTTGTCGGAGATCCTCTTTGCCGGCGCGGTGTTCGTGAGCATGCTAGGGTTCGGGGTCAACGCCATCCACAACCCGCACGGCGGATGGGATGCATGGGCCATCTGGAACCTGCGCGCCCGCTTCCTGTTCCGGGGGGAAGCACACTGGACGGATGCCTTTTCGGAGACCTTGGCGTGGTCTCATCCCGACTATCCGCTGCTCCTGCCGGCCGCGATCGCCCGTGCCTGGCACTACGGCGCCCTGGAGACCCAGCTCGTTCCGGCACTGATCGGGTTCATGTTCACGTTCGCCACGGTCGGCCTCATGGTCTGGGGCGTCGGTCGCTTGCGGGGGCGCTCGCAAGGCCTGCTTGCAGGCCTGGTGCTCCTGGGCACCCCCTTCTTCGTGCAGCATGGAGCCAGCCAGTACGCCGAGCCTCCTCTGGCCTTCTATTTCCTCGCCACGCTTGTCCTGCTGACCTCGGCGAATGCCGCAGCTCCCTCCGAGCGCTACCGCTGGCTCTTCCTGGCGGCCCTGGCCGCAGGCTTCGGCGCCTGGACCAAGAATGAAGGGGGCCTCTTCCTCTTGGTGATGCTGCTGGTCCAGGGGGCGTGCTGGGTGCGGGCGAAGGGACGTCGCTGGTCGCGATACGACCTCGCCGGGATGGGGGCAGGCCTGGCTGGACCGGCGCTTCTGCTGCTGGCCTTCAAGAAGACGCTCGCTCCTGCGAACGACGTGATCGGAGCCCAGACCGCCGGGACGCTCGCCTCACACCTGCTCGATCCTGCGCGACATGCCCAGATCGCAGCCGCCTTCTGGGAGCAATTCAACCGCTTCGGCCACGGCATGGCCGTGGGTCTCGTGGTGTTCATGCTGCTGGCGGGACGCGAGCGATCGCTTCGGGGCGTCCGACCCACCTGGGCGGTCGTGGGCCTCATGCTGGCGGGTTACTACGGGGTCTATCTCATCACGCCCTGGAATCTGGGGTGGCACCTCGCGACGTCACTGGATCGACTCTTCCTGCAACTGTGGCCTTGCGCGGTCTTCGCGGCGATGCTGGGCGCGCGCGGCATCGCGCCAGCAGGTGGCGAGTCTGACGCCGCCGTCAGGTCTCGTCTCGAAGGACTGGAACCCGTTCAGACGAAGGCGACTTGAAGCCCAGGACCTCCTGGGTGAGGTAGAGGGGGCGCCCCTTGACCTCCTCGTAGATGCGGCCGATGTACTCGCCGATGATCCCGATGGTGATGAGCTGCACCCCGCCCAGGAAGAGCAACACCGCCATGAGCGAGGCCCAGCCGACGATGGTGGCCTGGGTGAAAAAGCGCAGGTAGACCACGTAGAGGATCCCCAGGAAGCTTGCGCCCGAGACGATAAAGCCCATGTAGGTCGCCAGTTGCAGGGGCAGGAACGAGAAGCTCGTGATGCCGTCGAAGGCGAACTTCAGCATCTTCTTGAGGGGGTACTTGGTCTCGCCGGCGAAGCGCTCGTGGCGCACGAACTTGACCCCGGTCTGCTTGAACCCGAGCCAGGCGACCAGGCCCCGCACGAAGCGGTTCTTCTCGCGGACGCGCTTGAGCCCCTCCACCGCCGTGCGGCTCATGAGGCGGAAGTCGCCCGTGTCGACGGGGATGTCCACGTTGGTGATCTTGGAGATCAGGCGGTAGAAGCCCGCGGCCGTCACCCGCTTGAAGAGGCTCTCGCCCTGCCGCTGCTCGCGCACGGCGTAGACCACGTCGTAGCCCTCGCGCCACTTGGCGGCGAGCTCGGCGATGACCTCGGGCGGATCCTGGAGGTCGGCGTCGATGATGACGACCGCGTCGCCCTGGGCGTGGTCCATCCCCGCCGTGATGGCGATCTGGTGGCCGAAGTTGCGCGAGAGGTTGACCAGGCGCGAGTGGACGTCCCGCGTGGCAAGCTCCCTGAGCAGCTCCACCGAGCGATCGCGGCTGCCGTCGTTGACGAAGACCAGCTCGTAGTCCTCGGGCATCCCCTCCATCGCCGCGGTGAGTCGGCGGTGCAGCTCGGGGATGATGGCTTCCTCGTTGAAGATGGGAATGACGACCGAAATCAGCACGCGAGAGACCTTTCCAATGTTGATCGCCCCATCTTACCAGAGTGTACCGGGGGTTTCTAGGCGCCTCGAAAGACTGCGGCCAGGACCTCCAGGTAGATCGAGGCGTGGCGAGGAGTGCGTAGCGCCTTGGCTGCGTACTTGATGGCGAGATAGGCGCGCAGTCCCAGGAGTTCGGCCCAAGAGGCATGCTTGCGATAGTAGTAGAGCTGGCTGGTTCGGTAATGACGCTCGGTCCGAGTGCCGAGCTGCCGAGCACTCACGCCCCTCACATGCCGGGCGGTGGCTTCCGGCAAGAAGACGACCTGATAGCCGGCACCGCGGGCGCGCCGGCACAGATCCAGGTCCTCGAAGTAGAGAAAGAAACCCGCATCGAAGCCGCCGATCGCTTCCCAGGTCTCGCGCCGGATCGCGCAGCATCCCCCCGTGACCCAGTCCACGGCGCCGCCTTCGGGCGCCACGACTTCTCCCTTCGCGTGGGCCCGTGCCCGCCGCCATTCCCACAACAGGGTCGGGTCGGCGCCCCAGGAGAGCTCGATGTCGCCTTCGGCGTCGTGGATGGCGGGGCCGACCACGCCGACCTCGGGCGAAGAGGCGAGCGCGGCGCGCAAGCGCTCGATCGTGTTACGCGCCAGCTCGGCGTCCGGGTTGAGCAAGAGGATGTCGCGGGCACCGAGGGCGGCAGCTCCGACGTTGCAGGCGGCGCCGAAGCCGAGGTTCGCGTCCTGGGCCAGGACGAGCGCATCCGCTCGCGCCGCTCGTACCCGGTCGAGGGTGTCGTCGCTCGACGCGTTGTCGACGACGGCCACCGGCTCCCCGGCCGGGATCGAGTTCAGACACGCCTCGATGGTCTTGGCCGAGTTCCAGGTGACGATGACGACGCCGATCTCAGCCACGGGGGGCGCCTCGTCCGGAGCGCTTGCCGAGGTAGCGCGAGGCGCGAGCCTTCAAGCCGGCCATCCCCTCTTCCTTCAGGGCCAGGGCGCCCTTGGTGATGAGCGGAAGGGGGCCCAGCAGGCGCCACGGCGCGAGGCCGATGGCCCGGGGGCCGGGGTAGGGGGCATCGCAGTAGCCCGCCAGCGGGAGGATCGCGCGTTCCCAGGTGAAACGCTCGGAGGCCCGCTTCGCTCGGACGGCGCAGGCCGTTCGCAGCGCATCGTCGCTCCCCAGGCGCAACAGGGCCTGCGTCCAGCCGGCGACGTCGCCGGGGGCGATCGCCTCGCCGAGGCCTTCGAGCGTCACCAGATCGGCCATGGCGTCGCCCGCGGTGGTCAGGATGGGCAGCCCGGCCCAGAGGTAGTCCAGCACCCGGGTCCGGAACGAGAAGCGCGTCTCCAGGTGATCGCGATGGGCGGTGAAGGCGGCATCGGCCTCGAGCAGCAGGGCGCCGCGGTCCTGGTAGGGGATCCAGTCCTCGATGAAATGAACCGAGCGCCCTAACGCCCCGAGCTCCAGGGCCAGGGCACGCGCCGCCTCGGCCATGGGCATGGCGGGAGTGCCGGGGTTGGGGGACTTGCCCGCGAGGAAGACGAGCTTGATCGCGGGGTGCGCGTCCTGAAGCGCCGCCGCCGCCCGGATGGGGGTGAGCGGGTCGAACCACTCCCAGATCCCCCCGCCCCAGAGGAAGACGCGCGCGCCCTCGTCGATGCCCGGCAGCACCCCGCGAATCCTTGCGGGGCCCGGCCTGGGGGCCTCGGAGGGGAGCCCGAAGGGGACCACGCTCAGCAGGCGCTGGGCGCTCGGATCCCGGGCGTACAGCTCGGGGCCCAGGCGCCCCTGCGCGCAGAGGCGCCCGAGCCAGTAGTCGCGCTGGCGCTCGCTCGCGCAGATCATGAAGTCCGCCCGCCGCATCTGCTCGTCCAGGTAGCAGTGATGCTCGGCGTAGAGGTAGGCATCGAGCGCGCTGGTGCCGTGCGAGGCCAGCTCCTCGAAGAGCATGGGGTCGTACAGGTCCAGGACCGTGAACTTCCCAAGGCACAAGAGGCGGGGGTGCTGGGCGTAGAGGTAGCCGCCCGCCAGGAGGATGTCGGCGCGAGAGGCGAGGGCGTGGAGCGCGCGCGGATCGACGCCCGCCTCGATCCGAACCGACGCCTCCAGCTCTCCTGCCTGGGGCTGAAGGCTCGCCAAGGTGACGTCGTGGCGGGCGCTCAGGTGGCGCGCCAGCTCGAAGGCCCGGATTGCAGGCCCTGCCATGCGCGCCCCGAGGCGGTCGTCGGTGATGACGAGAAGGCGGGCCATGGCTAGACTCCCGTCGCCTTGCGAGCAGGGCGGGCGAGGGTCTCGAGAAGGTGCACCCCGCCGCCGACGGCCCCGGCCAGCAGCAGCATCGCGAGGCTCAAGACGCCCACGGCGAGCGCTTCGGGCGATCCGACGCCGACCCTCCCCAGGAAGAAGACCAGGCTGCTCTCGCGGATCCCGATGCCGTTCACCGAGAGCGGCAAGCTGGTCAAGAGGACCATGACCGGAACGAAGGCCAGGACGTAGGCCAAAGGGACGCTCCTGCCGATGGCCAGGATCAAGAAGAAGTGCATCACCGCGTTCAGGTACTGGATCGCGATGGCCAGCCCCCACACCCGCAGGGTCTGCGCGCCGACGCCGGGAGCGCCAAGCGTGGCGACCGCCTCTCGAAGCAAGGGGAAGCGATCTCGCAAGCGCGAAAATGCCGGCTTTTCAAGTAACCAAGGAAAGGCGAAGGGCGCGCTCCCCGCGAGCAGGATGGCCGCCAGCAAGGAAGGCGACACGGCTTGCCGCATGTCGGGCGAGAAGAGCACGGCCGCCAGCGAAACCACCAGGAGGGAATGCAGCGCCAGGAACCGATCCACCACCACCGACCCCACCGACGATCCCGTCGCCCCCGAGTACCGTGCGAGCTTGTAGGCGCGCACCGCGTCCCCGCCGAAGCTCGAAGGCAAGAAGGTGTTGAAGAACATGCCGACCAGGTAAGCGCTGGACAGCGGCCCGAGGGGGATACGGACCCCCTGGATGCGGTTCACCCACTGCCACTTGACGATGCAGAGGACCTGGATGAAGGCCCAGGTGGCGATCGCAAGTCCGGTCCATGCCGGGTTCGCCTGTCTCAGGGCCGAGAGGGCCTGGGCGGGGTTGGTCATTCTCACCAGCAGCGCGATCGCCGCCACGCTGAAGACTAGCTGCAAGACCAGGCCGAGCTTGCGCCGCATACTACTCCTTGAGCGCCAGTTC contains these protein-coding regions:
- a CDS encoding glycosyltransferase family 39 protein, producing MSEILFAGAVFVSMLGFGVNAIHNPHGGWDAWAIWNLRARFLFRGEAHWTDAFSETLAWSHPDYPLLLPAAIARAWHYGALETQLVPALIGFMFTFATVGLMVWGVGRLRGRSQGLLAGLVLLGTPFFVQHGASQYAEPPLAFYFLATLVLLTSANAAAPSERYRWLFLAALAAGFGAWTKNEGGLFLLVMLLVQGACWVRAKGRRWSRYDLAGMGAGLAGPALLLLAFKKTLAPANDVIGAQTAGTLASHLLDPARHAQIAAAFWEQFNRFGHGMAVGLVVFMLLAGRERSLRGVRPTWAVVGLMLAGYYGVYLITPWNLGWHLATSLDRLFLQLWPCAVFAAMLGARGIAPAGGESDAAVRSRLEGLEPVQTKAT
- a CDS encoding glycosyltransferase family 2 protein: MAEIGVVIVTWNSAKTIEACLNSIPAGEPVAVVDNASSDDTLDRVRAARADALVLAQDANLGFGAACNVGAAALGARDILLLNPDAELARNTIERLRAALASSPEVGVVGPAIHDAEGDIELSWGADPTLLWEWRRARAHAKGEVVAPEGGAVDWVTGGCCAIRRETWEAIGGFDAGFFLYFEDLDLCRRARGAGYQVVFLPEATARHVRGVSARQLGTRTERHYRTSQLYYYRKHASWAELLGLRAYLAIKYAAKALRTPRHASIYLEVLAAVFRGA
- a CDS encoding lysylphosphatidylglycerol synthase transmembrane domain-containing protein; the protein is MRRKLGLVLQLVFSVAAIALLVRMTNPAQALSALRQANPAWTGLAIATWAFIQVLCIVKWQWVNRIQGVRIPLGPLSSAYLVGMFFNTFLPSSFGGDAVRAYKLARYSGATGSSVGSVVVDRFLALHSLLVVSLAAVLFSPDMRQAVSPSLLAAILLAGSAPFAFPWLLEKPAFSRLRDRFPLLREAVATLGAPGVGAQTLRVWGLAIAIQYLNAVMHFFLILAIGRSVPLAYVLAFVPVMVLLTSLPLSVNGIGIRESSLVFFLGRVGVGSPEALAVGVLSLAMLLLAGAVGGGVHLLETLARPARKATGV
- a CDS encoding glycosyltransferase family 2 protein yields the protein MLISVVIPIFNEEAIIPELHRRLTAAMEGMPEDYELVFVNDGSRDRSVELLRELATRDVHSRLVNLSRNFGHQIAITAGMDHAQGDAVVIIDADLQDPPEVIAELAAKWREGYDVVYAVREQRQGESLFKRVTAAGFYRLISKITNVDIPVDTGDFRLMSRTAVEGLKRVREKNRFVRGLVAWLGFKQTGVKFVRHERFAGETKYPLKKMLKFAFDGITSFSFLPLQLATYMGFIVSGASFLGILYVVYLRFFTQATIVGWASLMAVLLFLGGVQLITIGIIGEYIGRIYEEVKGRPLYLTQEVLGFKSPSSERVPVLRDET